DNA sequence from the Streptomyces sp. CA-210063 genome:
GACTCGTTGCGTTCCAGCTTCAGGGAGATGACCAGCTCGTTGAGCTTGCGGGTCACCGTCTGGTCGGACGTCAGGTAGTAGTTCTTGACGTACTGCTGGGTGATCGTCGAGCCACCCTGCTTGCCCTTGCCGGAGAGGGTGTTGACCAGACCGCGGGTCATGCCCTTGAAGTCGACGCCGGGGTCCGAGTAGAAGGTCTTGTTCTCGGCGGCGACGAAGGCCAGCTGGACTTTCTTGGGGACTTTGTCGAGTTCGACGATCTCGCGGTTGGTCGTGCCCGAGCGGGCGAGGATCTTGCCGTTGGAGTACTTGTAGACGTTGCTTTCCTGCGTCGCCTCGGGGTTTCCCTTGGGGATGTCGATCATCAGGTAGAGCACGACGAAGGCGCCCATGACGAGCAGGCAGAGACCGAGGAACGTGCCCAGGATCTTCTTCCAGGTGAAGAAGCGGCGTATGCCGCTCTTCTTCTTGCCCGCGCCACCCTTGCCGCCGCCCTTGGCCGCGGCCCTGGCCGCCGCCCGGCCGCCGCCCTCGGGCGGCGCTATGACCGCCGTCGTCCCGGCTTCCGCCCCGCCCCCGGACGAGCGCTTGGGCGCCGCGCGGCGACCGCCGCGCTGCCGCGCTCGTCTTTCTTCCGCTCGTCCCATGGCTCCGGTCCGCTCCGCATTCTGCTCGGTCTCATACGTCACTCGGGTCTTTGTCGGCTCAGCAAGCTAACACCGAGCACTGTGACAAAGGGGAGCCGGTCCGCTCCCTCGCGGCGTGACAATGCGCACGCGAGACGCCTGCCCATAGAGCTCATCCCACCGGAACGGACGTTCCAACAGGGCCGATGGTTGCCCCACCAGACCCACGAGTTGTCGCCGGGTTGTCGCCGGTCTCAGTGACAGAACCGTGACAATCACCTCTGACCTGCGGCCTCTCCACGCCCGGTGGCCACCTATACACGGCATGTATACGTGCGGTGTATACCCCCTGTGTACAGTCGTGCTCATGTCCATCGGTCACACCCTCCTGGGACTCCTGGAGTCCGGGCCCCGACACGGTTACGACCTCAAACGGGCCTTCGACGAGAAGTTCGGTCACGACCGGCCGCTGCACTACGGCCAGGTCTACTCGACGATGTCGCGCCTGCTGAAGAACGGCCTCGTCGAGGTCGACGGCATGGAGCCCGGCGGCGGCCCCGAGCGGAAGCGGTACGCGATCACCGAGGCGGGCATCACCGATGTCCAGCGGTGGCTCGCGACGCCCGAGAAGCCGGAGCCGTATCTGCAGTCGACCCTCTATACGAAGGTCGTCCTCGCCCTGCTCACCGACCGGAACGCGGCCGAGATCCTCGACACCCAGCGTTCCGAGCACCTGCGGATGATGCGCATCCTCACCGACCGCAAACGCAAGGGCGACCTGGCCGATCAGCTGATCTGCGACCACGCCCTGTTCCATCTGGAGGCCGATCTGCGATGGCTGGAGCTGACCGCCGCCCGACTGGGCAAACTGGCCGAGGCGGTGGTCCGGTGACGCCCCCCGCCGGCTCCCTGCTCGTCGCGACCGATCTGCGCAAGGCGTACGGTCCGACCAACGCGCTGGACGGTGCCGAATTCTCCATCCACCCCGGCGAGGTCGTCGCGGTGATGGGCCCCTCCGGCTCCGGCAAGTCGACCTTGCTGCACTGCCTCGCCGGGATCGTGCCGCCCGACTCGGGCTCGATCACGTACAACGGCCGTGAGATGGCCACCATGAACGACGCCCAGCGCAGTGCGCTGAGGCGCAGCGAGTTCGGGTTCGTCTTCCAGTTCGGGCAGCTCGTGCCGGAGCTCACCTGTGTGGAGAACGTGGCGCTGCCGCTCAGGCTGAACGGCGCCTCCCGCAAGGAGTCCGAGAAGACCGCGCTCGGCTGGATGCGGCGCCTGGAGGTCGACGACCTCGCCCGCAAGCGTCCCGGGGAGGTCTCCGGCGGTCAGGGCCAGCGGGTCGCCGTCGCCCGGGCGCTGGTCACGGGCCCCCGGGTGCTGTTCGCGGACGAGCCCACCGGCGCGCTCGACTCGCTCAACGGCGAGCGGGTGATGGAACTGCTCACCGAGGCCGCCCGGTCCACCAACGCGGCCGTCGTCCTCGTCACGCACGAGGCGCGGGTCGCGGCGTACTCCGACCGGGAGATCGTCGTACGGGACGGCAAGTCACGGGACATGGAGCGCGTCGTATGAGCGCTGTCGTCCGCCAGTGGTACCGGGACCTGGCGATGGGGGTCCGGTTCACCCTCACCGGGGGCCGTGAGGGCTGGGTGCGCGCCCTGCTCACCGCGGTCGGCGTCGGCCTCGGGGTGGCGCTGCTGCTGCTCACCGCGGCGATACCGAACGCGATCGCCACGCGGGACGCCCGGGAGGAGGCCCGGCAGGACCAGGGGATCGGCTACTTCGAGGACCAGACCGGCTCCAGGCCGACCGACAAGAGCCTGGTCGTCGCGGACACGGACACCGAGTACCAGCACCGGGAGATCCGGGGACGGCTGCTCGAACCCGAGGGCGTGGACGCGCCACTGCCGCCGGGGCTCGCGAAGTTCCCCGCGCCGGGCGAGATGGTCGTCTCCCCCGGCCTCGCCGAACTGCTGAAGTCGGACGCCGGAAGCCTGCTGCGCGACCGGCTGCCGTACGAGACCGTGGGCACCATCGGCGAGGCCGGGCTGATCGGCTCGGGCGAACTCGCCTACTACGCCGGCGCCGACGGACTCGCCGAGCGGATCGACGGCTCGGTCGTGGCCCGGATCGACCGGTTCGGGATGTCCGACATCGAGCAGCCCGAGGAGGAGACGGACCCGGTCCTGCTGCTGCTCACCCTGGTCGTCTTCGTGGTGCTGCTGATGCCGGTCGCCGTCTTCATCGCCACGGCCGTACGGTTCGGCGGCGAGCGGCGCGACCGCAGGCTGGCGGCGCTGCGGCTGGTCGGCTCCGACGGGCGGATGACGCGCCGGATCGCGGCGGGCGAGGCGCTCGCGGGTGCCGTGCTGGGGCTGCTCTTCGGCACCGTGTTCTTCCTGCTCGGCAGGGAGATCGCCGGTTCGGTCGAGGTGTTCGACACCAGCGTCTTCCCGAGCTACCTCAACCCCTCCCCCGGACTCGCCCTGCTGGTGGCGCTCGCCGTCCCGGCGGCCTCCGTCCTCGTCACCCTGTTCGCGCTGCGCGGCGTCGTCATCGAACCGCTCGGCGTGGTCCGCACGGCCAGGCCCGCGCGGCGCAGGCTCTGGTGGCGGCTGCTGCCGCCGCTCGGCGGTCTCGCGATGCTCTACCCGATGCTCGGCCAGGGGTCGGACAACGGGGGGTTCAACGAGTACATGGTGATCGGCGGTGTCGTGCTGCTGCTCGTCGGCATCACGGCGCTGCTGCCCTGGGTCGTCGAGGCGTTCGTCGCCCGGCTGGGCTCCGGTGCGGTCTCCTGGCAACTGGCCGTGCGCAGGCTCCAGTTGAGCAGCGGCTCGGCGGCTCGCATGGTCAACGGCATCGCGGTGGCGGTGGCCGGCGCGATCGCCCTGCAGATGCTGTTTGCCGGAGTCGAGGGCCGGTTCACCGAGTCGACGGGGAAGGACACCACCCGTGCGCAGATGGAGCTCGTCCTGCCGCATGACCTCTCGGTGAGCGCCGCCGGCGAGAGGCTGAAGCGGGCCAAGGGCGCGGAGGCCACCGCGGCGCTGTCCGCCGCGACGGTCTCCGCCAGTGCCAAGGACCCCGAAGAGATGACGGAGTTGACAGTCGGCGACTGCGCCGCGCTGCGCGAACTTGCCAAGATCTCCTCGTGCCGCGACGGCGACGTCTTCATGATGGGCGCCCCGGAGGACCCCACCGTGACGAAGCTCGCCACCGCCGGGAACACGCTGTACTTCGACGCGTCCTCCAGCGGGGACGAGCCGGGCGCCGAGATCGCCTGGAAGCTGCCGGCCGAGGTGAAGAAGGTGTCCGAACGCGCCGACGCGCTGCGGACCGGGATGGCGGGGCTGATGGCCACGCCGGGCGCCCTGCCCGCGAAGGCGGAGACCGATTTCTACAGCACCGTCTACGTACGGACGGATCCCACCGTTCCGAACGCGCTCGACGAGGTGCGCAACGCGGCCGTGGCGATCGATCCGCTCATCAGGACCTGGGAGTGGCAGTCGACCATGCGGGTGGACCAGTTCGCGGACATCCGCACCGGTCTGCTGGTCGGCGCGAGCGCCGTACTCGTCCTCATCGGCGCGAGCCTCCTCGTCTCCCAGCTGGAACAGCTCCGCGAACGCAGGAAGCTGCTGTCGGCGCTGGTCGCCTTCGGCACCCGACGCCGCACGCTCGGCCTGTCCGTGCTGTGGCAGACGGCGATCCCGATCACGCTGGGCCTCACCCTCGCCTTGGCGGTCGGCCTCACCCTGGGCGCGGTCCTGCTGAGGATGACGAACGTCGAGGTGGTCGTGGACTGGCCGAGCGTGCTGTCGATGACCGGCATCGGCGCGGGCATCGTCGTCCTGGTCACGGCACTGAGCATGCCGCCGCTGCTGCGGATGATGCGCCCGGAGGGGCTCCGCACGGAGTAGGCCCTGGCCACGGGGCTCAACGGCCGCGGCGCTTCCCGAAGCGCCGCGGCCGTTCCTCGTGGACACTGGACCCCGTCATCCGCTCGCCCGGGAGTGAACCGCCATGTCGCTCGACGCACTCAAGTCCGCGATTCCGGACTACGCCAGGGACCTCCGCCTCAACCTGGATTCCGTCCTCGGCGACTCCGGCCTGTCGGGGCAGCAGCTGTGGGGCACCGTGCTGGCCACGGCGATCGCCTCGCGCTCCGCGGTGGTGCTGCGCGAGCTGGCGCCGGAGGCCGGGGCGCGCCTGTCGCCCGAGGCGTACACCGCGGCGAAGACCGCGGCCGCGGTCATGGCGATGAGCAACGTCTTCCACCGCACGCGGCATCTGCTGTCGGACCACGCGTACGGGAATCTGCGGGCCGGGCTGCGGATGAACGTCCTCGGGGATCCCGGGGTCGACAAGGTCGACTTCGAGGTGTGGTCGTTGGCCGTGTCCGCGATCAACGCGTGCGGGGTCTGTCTGGACTCCCATGAGCAGGCGCTCCGCAAGGCGGGGGTGGATCGGGAGATCGTGCAGGAGGTGTTCAGGGTGGCGGCGGTGATCCAGGCGGTGGGGGTCACGCTGGACGCGGAAGCGGTTCTCCGCGGAACCGGGTGAGAGCTCGGGAGGTTGGGGTCGTGGGGCGGCTGCGGGTCGGTTGTGGCTGGTCGCGCAGTTCCCCGCGCCCCTGAAAGGCAGGGGCTGCGCCCTGCCTTTCAGGGCCCGGAGGATTAGGGGCCGGGAGATTAGGGGCCGGGAGATTAGGGGCTGGAAAATCAGTCGCGGGCCTCTTCCCTCCCTCGGGAGAATCCGTCTCCATGACCTCCCCCCGCTCCCGTGCCTTCGAAGAGCTCGTCGCCGAAGGTGACGTCGTGTCCACCGAGGGGTGGGACTTCTCGTGGTTCGAGGGGCGGGCCACGGAGGCTCGGCCGTCGTGGGGATATGCGCGGTCGATGGGTGAGCGGCTGGGGCGGGCCTCGGCGGCGTTGGACATTCAGACCGGGGGCGGGGAGGTGCTCGGCTCCGCTCCAAGGTTTCCGCCGGTCACCGTGGCCACGGAGGGGTGGCCGCCGAACATCGCGAAGGCGACCGCTCTGCTGCATCCGCGGGGCGTGGTGGTCGTGGCCAGTCCGGGGGAGGCGCCGCTGCCGTTCGCGGACGGGGCGTTCGACCTGGTCACCAGCAGGCACCCGGTCCAGGCCCACTGGACGGAGATCGCCCGGGTGCTCGAGCCCGGGGGCACGTACTTCGCCCAGCACGTCGGTCCGAGCAGCGTCTTCGAGCTGGTCGAGCACTTCACCGGCCCGCTGCCGGAGGAGACCCGCGACGGCCGCCATCCGGACCACGAGCGGGCCGGCGCCGAGGCCGCCGGGCTGGAGATCGTGGATCTGCGGGCCGAGCGGCTGCGGATGGAGTTCCACGACATCGGCGCGGTCGTGCACTTCCTGAAGAAGGTCGTCTGGATGGTGCCCGGCTTCACCGTCGACGCGTACCTCCCGCAGCTCCGCTCCCTGCACGAGCGGATCGAGAACGAGGGCCGCTTCGTCGCCCACAGCTCCCGCCACCTCTTCGAGGCCCGTAAGCCGACAGCCAGGTGACGCACTCACGCGTGCGGGCCGACCGTAACCTTCCCGATCGCCAACTCGGCCTCCGCTTCGAGCACTTCTCCCACCCGTTCGGCCCACTCCCCCAGCTCCCGCTCCTGCCCGGCGGTCAGCCGGACCAGCGGTTCCACCGTGACCGTCGTACGCCGCCCCCGGCGCCGCTGGTGCCAGACGCCCGCGACGACTCCGTCGACGAGGAGCAGGGGGTAGTTGCCGGCCTGGCCGCGCGCGAGGGCCCGTTCGTACGCCGCCCCGGGGAACAGCCGCTCGCGAGGCTGCGCGGCGATGCCGTACGCGTCGAAGTAGGGCAGCAGCCGTACGCCCCGCAGGACACGCGCGGGGTCCTCGGGGAAGTCGGTGTCGCCCGCCGCCAACCAGGTCGGCTCGCCCTCGAAATCGGCCTCCTCGATCTCGCCGGAGGCGGC
Encoded proteins:
- a CDS encoding PadR family transcriptional regulator, whose product is MSIGHTLLGLLESGPRHGYDLKRAFDEKFGHDRPLHYGQVYSTMSRLLKNGLVEVDGMEPGGGPERKRYAITEAGITDVQRWLATPEKPEPYLQSTLYTKVVLALLTDRNAAEILDTQRSEHLRMMRILTDRKRKGDLADQLICDHALFHLEADLRWLELTAARLGKLAEAVVR
- a CDS encoding ABC transporter ATP-binding protein; protein product: MTPPAGSLLVATDLRKAYGPTNALDGAEFSIHPGEVVAVMGPSGSGKSTLLHCLAGIVPPDSGSITYNGREMATMNDAQRSALRRSEFGFVFQFGQLVPELTCVENVALPLRLNGASRKESEKTALGWMRRLEVDDLARKRPGEVSGGQGQRVAVARALVTGPRVLFADEPTGALDSLNGERVMELLTEAARSTNAAVVLVTHEARVAAYSDREIVVRDGKSRDMERVV
- a CDS encoding ABC transporter permease → MSAVVRQWYRDLAMGVRFTLTGGREGWVRALLTAVGVGLGVALLLLTAAIPNAIATRDAREEARQDQGIGYFEDQTGSRPTDKSLVVADTDTEYQHREIRGRLLEPEGVDAPLPPGLAKFPAPGEMVVSPGLAELLKSDAGSLLRDRLPYETVGTIGEAGLIGSGELAYYAGADGLAERIDGSVVARIDRFGMSDIEQPEEETDPVLLLLTLVVFVVLLMPVAVFIATAVRFGGERRDRRLAALRLVGSDGRMTRRIAAGEALAGAVLGLLFGTVFFLLGREIAGSVEVFDTSVFPSYLNPSPGLALLVALAVPAASVLVTLFALRGVVIEPLGVVRTARPARRRLWWRLLPPLGGLAMLYPMLGQGSDNGGFNEYMVIGGVVLLLVGITALLPWVVEAFVARLGSGAVSWQLAVRRLQLSSGSAARMVNGIAVAVAGAIALQMLFAGVEGRFTESTGKDTTRAQMELVLPHDLSVSAAGERLKRAKGAEATAALSAATVSASAKDPEEMTELTVGDCAALRELAKISSCRDGDVFMMGAPEDPTVTKLATAGNTLYFDASSSGDEPGAEIAWKLPAEVKKVSERADALRTGMAGLMATPGALPAKAETDFYSTVYVRTDPTVPNALDEVRNAAVAIDPLIRTWEWQSTMRVDQFADIRTGLLVGASAVLVLIGASLLVSQLEQLRERRKLLSALVAFGTRRRTLGLSVLWQTAIPITLGLTLALAVGLTLGAVLLRMTNVEVVVDWPSVLSMTGIGAGIVVLVTALSMPPLLRMMRPEGLRTE
- a CDS encoding carboxymuconolactone decarboxylase family protein, which produces MSLDALKSAIPDYARDLRLNLDSVLGDSGLSGQQLWGTVLATAIASRSAVVLRELAPEAGARLSPEAYTAAKTAAAVMAMSNVFHRTRHLLSDHAYGNLRAGLRMNVLGDPGVDKVDFEVWSLAVSAINACGVCLDSHEQALRKAGVDREIVQEVFRVAAVIQAVGVTLDAEAVLRGTG
- a CDS encoding class I SAM-dependent methyltransferase, producing the protein MTSPRSRAFEELVAEGDVVSTEGWDFSWFEGRATEARPSWGYARSMGERLGRASAALDIQTGGGEVLGSAPRFPPVTVATEGWPPNIAKATALLHPRGVVVVASPGEAPLPFADGAFDLVTSRHPVQAHWTEIARVLEPGGTYFAQHVGPSSVFELVEHFTGPLPEETRDGRHPDHERAGAEAAGLEIVDLRAERLRMEFHDIGAVVHFLKKVVWMVPGFTVDAYLPQLRSLHERIENEGRFVAHSSRHLFEARKPTAR